One window of the Tachypleus tridentatus isolate NWPU-2018 chromosome 10, ASM421037v1, whole genome shotgun sequence genome contains the following:
- the LOC143229944 gene encoding CUB and sushi domain-containing protein 3-like: protein MAFLQTTFIHVLTVVVFLADHKQLVASAICGYPGSPAHATVRFSSEQISPGTIATYFCDQGFELLGQPRRICNNNGTWTPTGIPFCVLNVAAGKAPMQSSVAGRGMSEKAVDGSTSTFFDFRTCTMTKREKDPWWYVNLLEVYVIQLVRVDFGMACCSSGQEVTVVVRVGNNRPDLGVNPICNKFTGFIEEGRPLYVPCVTSIPGAFVSVHLETPSQQTLSICEVLVYSDRALPIERCPSFRDQPLGSTSTYSGKCYIFYDNQPKNFTQAREFCQVRGGSLVDETSPALQGFLSWEMYRRHRNRPTTKFWMGAVRDPKEPKNWKWINGNDVTISFWNLPATNQNCSAYDGSRGWLWSDTDCNANYNFICQHKPQACGQPERPPNSTLNLPSLTVGSVVEYACDPGHLLVGPNTRTCLASSFFSQFPPSCRYLECGPPASIPNGGYELSNGTRYYLSSVQYFCNKGFKLIGRSLLTCDVDSKWNGPPPTCREIQCPLPPTILNGQVTLPRNSTIAHTVVQYSCITGYSLTGNDSLVCNEEGEWKGDIPACVAETTREEINVRISTLEDSTLLPSTKVLTDTVTMHTDDAIPLLEPSTTNTNVVTTTKESSTNVMTTTEEPSTNVMTTTEESSTNVMTTTEESSTHVMTTTQESSTHVMTTTLESRTYRPTSTDLPGILSTTEFSTSPETKMSYHHIIPSTVHSTFLQNTKLPGFTLDSRINEITDWDDTGETSTTVLGKLGQHVDPGKATLNTGGYIALGVFGGFILLIALTAIFIITVRKLRDRPVTSRSMDSLASSTFSSNNGDHDLNRYYQRAWDNLRYGMKTSTSPSTKSEKSFPQQQGQHHQVLSRQETLDNPNVPGRGRGSFEE from the exons ATGGCGTTTTTACAGACGACATTTATTCACGTCCTTACTGTCGTCGTTTTCCTAGCTGACCACAAACAGTTAGTTG CGTCGGCTATCTGCGGGTATCCCGGTTCTCCGGCTCATGCAACCGTCCGGTTCAGTAGCGAACAAATTTCACCGGGCACAATCGCTACATACTTCTGTGACCAAGGTTTCGAGTTGCTCGGCCAACCACGCCGAATATGTAACAACAATGGCACGTGGACCCCTACTGGCATCCCGTTTTGTG TTCTTAACGTCGCTGCCGGAAAAGCACCAATGCAATCTTCCGTTGCTGGAAGAGGTATGTCAGAGAAGGCTGTTGACGGCAGTACAAGCACTTTTTTCGACTTTCGAACTTGTACCATGACGAAGAGAGAGAAAGATCCCTGGTGGTATGTAAATTTGCTGGAGGTCTACGTGATTCAGCTGGTACGAGTAGATTTTGGAATGGCCTGTTGTT caAGCGGTCAAGAAGTAACCGTTGTCGTGCGTGTGGGCAATAATCGACCTGATCTTGGTGTGAACCCTATTTGCAACAAATTTACGGGTTTTATTG AGGAGGGTCGTCCACTTTATGTTCCTTGTGTAACTTCCATTCCTGGTGCGTTCGTGAGTGTTCACCTAGAAACGCCAAGTCAACAGACGCTGTCGATTTGTGAAGTTTTAGTGTATTCGGACAGAG cacttCCTATTGAGAGATGCCCGTCATTCAGGGACCAGCCATTAGGAAGCACTTCAACTTACAGtggaaaatgttatattttttatgacaacCAACCAAAGAATTTCACGCAAGCACGTGAGTTTTGTCAAGTTCGTGGAGGGTCCCTCGTCGACGAGACAAGTCCGGCCCTGCAGGGATTTCTGAGCTGGGAAATGTATCGTCGGCACCGAAATCGTCCGACAACGAAGTTCTGGATGGGTGCTGTCCGAGATCCAAAAGAACCGAAGAACTGGAAATGGATTAACG GCAATGACGTCACTATATCTTTCTGGAATCTTCCTGCAACAAATCAGAATTGTTCGGCATACGATGGAAGTAGAGGCTGGCTTTGGTCAGACACAGATTGTAATGCgaactataattttatttgtcaACACA AGCCACAGGCGTGTGGACAACCTGAGAGACCACCCAACTCTACCCTAAATTTACCAAGTCTGACAGTGGGAAGCGTGGTGGAGTATGCATGTGACCCAGGCCATCTGTTGGTGGGGCCCAATACTAGAACTTGTCTTGCCAGCAGTTTCTTCAGTCAGTTTCCACCAAGTTGTCGAT ACTTGGAGTGTGGTCCACCTGCAAGTATTCCAAATGGAGGTTATGAACTATCCAATGGGACTCGATATTATCTGAGTTCAGTCCAGTACTTCTGCAACAAAGGATTCAAACTTATAGGAAGAAGTTTACTAACTTGTGATGTAGATAGTAAGTGGAATGGGCCTCCTCCTACGTGCAGAG agatTCAATGTCCTCTACCTCCAACAATCCTAAATGGACAGGTTACATTACCAAGAAACTCCACTATTGCTCACACTGTGGTCCAGTATTCCTGTATTACTGGATATAGCCTCACTGGAAatgacagtcttgtctgtaatgaAGAAGGAGAATGGAAAGGAGATATACCAGCATGTGTTG CTGAAACGACTAGAGAAGAAATTAATGTAAGGATTTCTACATTAGAGGACAGTACCTTACTCCCCAGTACCAAAGTATTAACTGATACAGTAACAATGCATACTGATGATGCAATTCCTCTTCTAGAACCAAGTACTACTAACACCAATGTAGTGACCACTACAAAGGAATCTAGTACAAATGTAATGACCACTACAGAAGAACCTAGTACAAATGTAATGACCACTACAGAAGAATCTAGTACAAATGTAATGACCACTACAGAAGAATCTAGTACACATGTAATGACCACTACACAGGAATCTAGTACACATGTAATGACCACTACACTGGAATCCAGGACCTATAGACCAACATCTACAGACTTACCAGGTATTTTGTCCACAACAGAGTTTTCCACTTCTCCAGAAACCAAGATGTCTTACCATCACATCATTCCATCTACGGTACATTCCACTTTTCTTCAGAACACTAAACTGCCAGGTTTCACTTTAGATTCTCGGATAAATGAAATCACTGATTGGGATGACACCGGAGAAACTTCCACCACTGTATTGGGAAAATTAGGTCAACATGTGGATCCTGGAAAAGCAACATTAAATACAG gagGTTATATCGCTCTTGGTGTTTTTGGTGGATTTATTTTGCTGATTGCACTGACTGCCATCTTTATAATTACTGTTAGAAA GTTACGAGACAGGCCTGTAACTTCTCGTTCTATGGATAGTCTTGCAAGCTCGACCTTTAGTAGCAACAATGGTGACCATGACTTAAACAGGTATTACCAGCGTGCTTGGGACAACCTGAGATATGGTATGAAGACCTCGACTTCACCCTCAACAAAGTCTGAGAAGTCCTTTCCACAACAACAAGGTCAACACCATCAAGTTTTGTCCCGCCAAGAAACTCTGGACAATCCAAACGTCCCGGGTCGAGGCAGAGGTAGTTTTGAGGAGTAG